A portion of the Manihot esculenta cultivar AM560-2 chromosome 2, M.esculenta_v8, whole genome shotgun sequence genome contains these proteins:
- the LOC122723130 gene encoding small polypeptide DEVIL 13-like, protein MDEKWKTSKKEGSSSSFVRSFSTKSSSSKSPLLRSSSLKCSSPTNKCALPRSYSQKNSSITSKCSSLAKEQKARFYIMRRCVAMLVCWHKHRDS, encoded by the coding sequence ATGGATGAGAAGTGGAAGACATCAAAGAAAGAaggttcatcttcttcttttgttaGAAGTTTTTCTACCAAGAGTTCATCTTCAAAGTCTCCCCTCTTGAGAAGCTCTTCCCTTAAATGCTCTTCTCCAACCAACAAGTGTGCTCTTCCAAGAAGTTACTCTCAGAAGAACTCCTCCATTACTAGCAAGTGTAGTAGCTTAGCTAAAGAACAGAAGGCAAGATTCTATATCATGAGGCGCTGCGTGGCCATGCTCGTTTGCTGGCATAAACATCGAGATTCTTGA